One Syngnathoides biaculeatus isolate LvHL_M chromosome 4, ASM1980259v1, whole genome shotgun sequence DNA window includes the following coding sequences:
- the prdm8b gene encoding PR domain zinc finger protein 8b: MEESSSQHKAQLWDGDAKAVQQCLTDIFTSVYTTCDVPESAIFGPCVLSHTSMYDSIAFIALKATDKRTAPYIFRVDTSAANSTSEGLMWLRLVQSARDKDEQNLEAYVKNGQLFYRSLRRIEKDEELLVWYGKDLVELLLLTASRVPAKSKGSSHHSCPDCNQRFQFEFPFLAHLRFRCTKRLQSLTGVDEEPSRERSPDRPNATPTRSSPKHGRSEGDGSKPSTDFHNLARDMENNRTGSPLRDREAEVCSESSGKRKFSSVEDRECRRPGLPQSKSKEELATSAQNYRGVYGLEENHRSLSSSSSSETKCSAFTEVKKSVQTLKNHGSSKSPSAANSENKDRPTNSPSEKHLNIRQVLSETQPPQTPPMASAFTSVSQASGGGERKSAFSQPARSAYSQISPLVMPPKLLDCHPAVGDTISSSRLYQADHLAAKLQGAELGANCTVPGGVAKQSPFVYAAAAAAATFWPKNSGGVQLQMPSALTLLPPSFTSLCLPAQNWCAKCNASFRMTSDLVYHMRSHHKKEYAMEPLVKRRREEKLKCPICNESFRERHHLSRHMTSHN, encoded by the exons ATGGAGGAGTCCAGCTCGCAGCACAAGGCCCAGCTGTGGGACGGCGATGCCAAGGCGGTGCAGCAGTGTCTGACCGACATCTTCACCAGCGTGTACACCACCTGCGATGTGCCCGAGAGCGCCATCTTCGGGCCGTGCGTGCTCAGCCACACGTCCATGTACGACAGCATCGCCTTCATCGCCCTCAAGGCCACCGACAAGCGCACCGCACCCTACATTTTTCGg GTGGACACGTCCGCGGCCAACAGCACGTCGGAGGGCCTGATGTGGCTTCGTCTGGTGCAATCGGCCCGTGACAAGGACGAGCAGAACCTGGAGGCGTACGTGAAGAACGGCCAACTCTTCTACCGCTCGCTTCGGCGCATCGAGAAGGACGAGGAGCTGCTGGTGTGGTACGGCAAGGACCTGGTGGAACTGCTGCTGCTCACTGCCTCCAGGGTGCCAGCTAAGAGCAAAG GTTCGTCCCACCACTCATGCCCGGACTGCAATCAGAGGTTCCAGTTTGAGTTCCCGTTCTTGGCGCACCTCCGTTTCCGCTGCACCAAAAGACTGCAGAGCCTGACGGGGGTGGACGAGGAGCCCAGCAGAGAGCGCAGTCCAGACCGGCCCAACGCAACGCCCACCAGGAGCAGTCCCAAGCATGGCCGCTCCGAGGGCGATGGCAGCAAACcctccacagactttcacaacCTTGCTCGGGACATGGAAAACAACCGGACCGGCAGCCCGCTGCGTGACAGGGAGGCAGAGGTGTGCAGCGAGAGCTCAGGAAAGAGGAAGTTCTCCTCAGTGGAAGACCGGGAGTGCCGACGACCCGGCCTGCCGCAGTCCAAGTCCaaggaggagctggcgacgTCAGCCCAGAACTACCGAGGAGTGTACGGTTTGGAGGAAAACCACCGCTCACTTTCCTCTTCCAGTTCCTCAGAGACCAAGTGCAGCGCCTTCACCGAAGTCAAGAAGTCAGTTCAAACTCTCAAGAACCATGGCAGCAGCAAAAGCCCATCGGCTGCCAATTCAGAGAATAAAGACCGTCCAACCAACAGCCCCTCGGAGAAGCACCTGAACATCCGACAGGTTCTGTCAGAGACGCAGCCACCCCAAACCCCACCCATGGCCAGCGCCTTCACTTCAGTGAGCCAGGCCAGCGGCGGCGGTGAGCGGAAGAGCGCCTTCAGCCAACCGGCCCGATCTGCCTACTCCCAAATCTCCCCGTTGGTGATGCCGCCCAAGCTGCTGGACTGCCACCCTGCGGTGGGtgacaccatctcatccagcCGCCTCTACCAGGCTGACCACCTGGCCGCCAAGCTGCAGGGAGCCGAGCTAGGCGCAAACTGCACTGTGCCGGGCGGCGTTGCCAAGCAGAGCCCCTTTGTGTAcgctgccgccgccgcagccgccACCTTCTGGCCCAAGAATTCAGGCGGCGTCCAGTTGCAGATGCCCTCTGCACTCACACTCCTGCCGCCCTCCTTCACGTCCTTGTGCCTCCCGGCGCAGAACTGGTGCGCAAAGTGCAACGCCTCATTCCGCATGACTTCGGACCTGGTGTACCACATGCGCTCGCATCACAAGAAGGAGTACGCCATGGAGCCCCTGGTCAAGCGGCGGCGCGAGGAGAAGCTCAAATGTCCCATATGTAACGAGTCCTTTCGAGAGCGCCACCATCTGTCACGTCATATGACCTCACACAATTGA